One region of Salvia miltiorrhiza cultivar Shanhuang (shh) chromosome 3, IMPLAD_Smil_shh, whole genome shotgun sequence genomic DNA includes:
- the LOC131017773 gene encoding auxin response factor 9-like has product MVNWGSVSQRQQHVSPAEGVCVKDALYEELWRGCAGPLVDVPKAGERVYYFPQGHMEQLEASTNQELNQRIPMFNLPPKILCKVFNIQLLAEKDTDEVYAQITLMPESDQSEPRSQDSATEEPPRPAVHSFCKVLTASDTSTHGGFSVLRKHANECLPPLDMSQQTPTQELIAKDLHGNEWQFKHIFRGQPRRHLLTTGWSTFVTSKRIVAGDSFVFLRGENGELRVGVRRHARQQISIPSSVISSQSMHLGVLATASHAVMTQTIFVVYYKPRTSQFIIGLNKYLEAINHDFGVGMRFKMRFEGDDSPERRFSGTIVGVEDMSPHWNDSKWRTLKVQWDEPASIPRPERVSPWEIEPFVASVPPTIVQPLTMKNKRLRPHIEITVPETKTSTAPPTWNLAHDAHQINRSFEGQRSSYIANSHTKQTDPGTTPMKHSNDGASTTRMDGGWQPSLNGHAEETEDSKSASAWSVISNHSAPSAGLQFNTLATGSTDVRKPDALASCRLFGFDLKSPSIAPSRLVDIPNDSGEVHIPSALSSADSEQKSSVSKEFRDLRPDQLQVPTKEVQSRQSNSSRSRTKVQMQGVAVGRAVDLTTLKGYDNLITELEEMFEIKGELQSRNKWEIVFTDDEGDMMLVGDDPWPEFCNMVRRIFICSSQDVKKMKGNKLPLSATECEGTGFSLENIGD; this is encoded by the exons ATGGTGAATTGGGGCTCAGTTTCTCAGCGGCAGCAGCATGTTTCTCCAGCTGAAG GGGTCTGTGTCAAGGATGCGTTGTATGAGGAGCTATGGAGGGGTTGTGCAGGGCCTTTGGTGGATGTTCCTAAGGCTGGGGAAAGAGTTTACTATTTCCCACAAGGTCACATGGAGCAG TTGGAGGCATCTACAAATCAGGAATTGAATCAGAGGATACCGATGTTCAACTTGCCTCCGAAGATCCTTTGCAAAGTTTTTAACATTCAGCTACTG GCCGAAAAAGACACTGATGAAGTTTATGCACAAATTACTTTGATGCCAGAATCAGAT CAAAGTGAGCCAAGAAGTCAGGATAGTGCTACCGAGGAGCCTCCTAGACCTGCAGTTCATTCGTTCTGCAAAGTTTTGACTGCTTCTGATACCAGCACGCATGGTGGATTTTCCGTCCTTCGTAAACATGCCAATGAGTGCCTTCCCCCATTG GATATGAGCCAACAGACTCCAACACAGGAATTGATTGCCAAGGATCTACATGGAAATGAATGGCAATTCAAGCATATATTTAGAG GGCAACCTAGGAGGCATTTGCTAACTACAGGATGGAGTACATTTGTCACTTCTAAGCGTATAGTTGCCGGTGACTCTTTTGTATTTCTAAG GGGAGAGAATGGGGAGTTGCGTGTTGGGGTCAGGCGTCATGCTCGTCAACAAATCTCGATACCATCTTCAGTGATATCAAGTCAGAGCATGCACCTGGGAGTGCTTGCAACTGCATCTCATGCTGTCATGACTCAGACCATCTTTGTTGTTTATTACAAGCCAAG AACTAGTCAGTTCATCATAGGCCTGAACAAATATCTAGAAGCCATTAATCATGATTTTGGAGTTGGCATGAGATTCAAGATGCGTTTTGAGGGAGATGATTCTCCTGAGAGAAG ATTCTCAGGTACGATTGTTGGGGTTGAAGATATGTCGCCTCACTGGAATGATTCGAAATGGAGAACATTGAAG GTTCAATGGGATGAACCGGCATCCATCCCGAGGCCAGAAAGGGTTTCTCCATGGGAGATAGAGCCATTTGTTGCGTCAGTTCCACCAACTATAGTTCAGCCACTTACCATGAAGAATAAAAGGCTTCGACCACATATTGAAATCACTGTTCCTG AAACTAAAACTTCAACAGCACCACCTACATGGAACCTGGCTCATGATGCCCATCAAATAAATCGCAGTTTTGAAGGGCAAAGGAGCAGCTATATCGCTAATTCACATACTAAACAAACAGATCCTGGCACCACACCTATGAAACACAGCAACGATGGTGCATCAACCACTCGTATGGATGGAGGGTGGCAGCCTTCCCTTAATGGGCACGCTGAAGAAACTGAAGACAGTAAAAGTGCTTCAGCTTGGTCGGTTATTTCAAACCATTCAGCTCCAAGCGCAGGGTTACAGTTTAATACCCTTGCTACTGGATCTACTGATGTGAGGAAACCAGATGCTTTGGCATCATGCAGGTTGTTTGGGTTTGATTTGAAAAGTCCATCAATAGCTCCTTCAAGATTAGTTGATATACCAAACGATAGTGGTGAAGTACACATCCCAAGTGCACTGTCCTCAGCTGATTCAGAACAGAAATCTAGTGTTTCGAAGGAATTTAGAGACTTGAGGCCAGACCAGTTGCAAGTACCAACAAAGGAGGTTCAGAGCAGACAGAGCAACTCCTCCAGAAGCCGCACCAAG GTACAAATGCAAGGGGTTGCTGTTGGTCGAGCAGTAGATTTGACAACTTTGAAGGGATACGATAATCTGATAACCGAGCTGGAAGAAATGTTTGAGATTAAGGGGGAGCTTCAGTCACGTAACAAATGGGAAATTGTGTTTACTGATGATGAAGGGGACATGATGCTCGTGGGTGATGATCCATGGCC GGAATTCTGCAACATGGTTAGGAGAATTTTCATCTGTTCAAGCCAAGATGTCAAGAAAATGAAAGGAAACAAGCTCCCTTTATCCGCAACAGAATGTGAAGGAACTGGCTTCAGCTTAGAAAATATTGGGGATTAG